The window TCGTGGATGGCGTCGCCCTCAAGCCGGGCAAGCCCGTGGCCGTGGCCCGCCTGGGAACCACCGCCGTGGTGGTGCTGCCTGGCAATCCGGGCGCCGCCACGGTCGCGTTCGATCAATTCGCGCGGCCCCTGCTCTTCAAGCACCAGGGCGTGCTCGAGCAGCGCCGCGTCACCCGCGCCCGCCTCTCCGAGGGACGTCACAAGCAGGCGGGGCTCACCTACCTCGTCACCGTCGCGGCGCTCGACGCGCGCGACGGCGGCGCCGAGCCGTGGGCCCGGCTGCGGCCACAGGGCGCGGGGCAGATCCTCCAGAACGTGGCCGCCCGGGGCTGGGCCGTGCTGCCCGCGGGCCGCGCCGACTTCGCCGAGGGCGAGTGCGTGGACGTGCAGCTCTTTGATCAACCGGACTTCCAGGCCGTGGGGGCCGCGTGAAGCCGCCCCCCGCCCTCGGCATCATCGGCTGGTCCGGCGCCGGCAAGACGACGCTCCTGGAGCAGCTGGTGCGGGCGCTGTCCTCGCGAGGCCTGCGGGTGGCGTGCGTGAAGCACTCGTCGGATGCACATCCGCTCCACCGTCCGGGCAGCGACACCGCGCGACTCCAGGCCGCGGGCGCGGTGCTCGTGGGCTTCGCCACGCCGGACGGCACGCAGCTCACGACCCAGGAGGCCCTGTCCTCCGCGCGGCTCGCGCGCTACGCGGACCTCGTGGACCTGGTGCTCGTGGAGGGCTGGAAGGACGGACCGCTGCCGAAGCTGGAGGTGTGGCGTGAGGGGCTGGACGCGCCGCTCGCGGCCTCGCGTCCCGGCGTGCTCGCCCTGGTGACGGACGCGCCCGCGCCTCCGCCCGCCCTGGCCCACCTGGAGCGGCTGCCCGCCGACGCGAGCGCCGTCGCGGACTTCGTGCTCGCGTGGATGCGCGAGCACGCCCATGCCCCGCCCGTCTCCGCGGAGCCGGTCGCCGCGCCCGCGCGGGGCCCCGAGCCGCGCGGCGTCACCCACCGCGCCGTGCGCCGCTTCGACGGCGACGCCCTCCGCGCCACCGAGGACGACCGCATCGCCGTGGAAGAGCCCCTGGAGATCCGCGTGAGCGGCGACACCGTCGCCACCACCATGCGCACCCCGGGCCACGACCGCGAGCTCGCCGTGGGCTTCCTCTTCGCCGAGGGCATCCTCCAGGACGCCGAGGACCTGGGCAGCCTCTTCCACTGCGGCCACCCCGGTGAAGACGGCTACGGCAACGTGCTGGAGGTCGTCCCCGCCGCCGGCGCGGTGCTCGACCTGGAGCGCGTGGACGCCACCCGCCGAGGCACCCTCACCACCTCCGCCTGCGGCGTGTGCGGCCGCCGCGACGTGGACGACCTGATGGCCACCTGCGCCCCCGTCGCGCCCGGCCCCGTCCTCTCCGCCCACACCGTGGCCCGCGCCACCGAACGCCTGCGCGCCATCCAGCACGCTTTCGAACACACCGGGGGCCTCCACGCCGCCGCCGCGCTCGACGCCCACGGCGGGCTGCTCGCCGCCTACGAGGACGTGGGCCGCCACAACGCCGTGGACAAGGTGGTGGGGGCCCTGGTGCTCGCCGGCGCCGTGCGCGCCCCTCGCCGGCTGCCCGCCCCGCCCTTCCCCGCCGCCCCCACCGTCCTCGCCGTCAGTGGCCGCGCCAGCTTCGAGATCGTCCAGAAGGCCGCGCGCGCCCGCATCCCCGTCGTCGTCAGCGTCTCCGCCGCCAGCTCGCTGGCCATCGACCTGGCCCTGCGTGCCGGCATAACGCTCGCTGCGTTCTCAAGGAACGGCCGCTGCAACGTCTACACCGCCGTGGAGCGGCTGGAATTTCACCCCCAACCCCTGGGAATCCCTCA is drawn from Corallococcus silvisoli and contains these coding sequences:
- the fdhD gene encoding formate dehydrogenase accessory sulfurtransferase FdhD, encoding MREHAHAPPVSAEPVAAPARGPEPRGVTHRAVRRFDGDALRATEDDRIAVEEPLEIRVSGDTVATTMRTPGHDRELAVGFLFAEGILQDAEDLGSLFHCGHPGEDGYGNVLEVVPAAGAVLDLERVDATRRGTLTTSACGVCGRRDVDDLMATCAPVAPGPVLSAHTVARATERLRAIQHAFEHTGGLHAAAALDAHGGLLAAYEDVGRHNAVDKVVGALVLAGAVRAPRRLPAPPFPAAPTVLAVSGRASFEIVQKAARARIPVVVSVSAASSLAIDLALRAGITLAAFSRNGRCNVYTAVERLEFHPQPLGIPHDFRHDPPR